One Dehalococcoidales bacterium DNA window includes the following coding sequences:
- a CDS encoding glycosyltransferase family 2 protein, whose protein sequence is MRKKETCPAITIVICALNEEENLPYVLPKIPGSVNEVLLVDGHSTDATVEVAKKLCPKIRVLYQSGKGKGDAIKFGVSQATGDIIITLDADGQTNPEDIDRFIAPLLNGYDLAKGTRLAHSRPPNMSKHRWFGNKILAITSNILYGTKYTDICSGYNAFWKSAFQHLKLATNGYEKQIRAVRQTHSPSPKRGHWNKVAREQVSWLYPWT, encoded by the coding sequence ATGAGGAAAAAAGAAACTTGTCCCGCTATTACTATAGTTATATGTGCCCTTAACGAAGAGGAAAACCTACCCTATGTTTTACCTAAAATACCGGGTTCGGTAAATGAGGTCCTTCTTGTTGACGGACATTCTACCGATGCAACTGTTGAAGTAGCAAAAAAGCTATGCCCTAAAATTAGAGTGCTATATCAGTCCGGTAAAGGGAAGGGTGATGCTATAAAATTCGGGGTCAGTCAGGCCACTGGTGATATCATTATTACTCTCGATGCTGACGGTCAGACCAACCCGGAGGATATTGATAGATTTATTGCCCCCCTTCTCAATGGATACGACCTCGCTAAAGGTACACGCTTGGCTCACAGTCGTCCACCGAATATGTCCAAACACCGATGGTTCGGCAATAAGATTCTCGCAATCACATCAAATATTCTATATGGTACTAAATACACTGATATATGTTCTGGCTATAATGCTTTCTGGAAAAGCGCTTTCCAGCACCTGAAACTTGCTACTAACGGCTACGAAAAACAAATCCGAGCAGTGCGCCAGACACATTCGCCATCACCAAAAAGAGGGCATTGGAATAAAGTGGCACGCGAACAAGTGTCCTGGCTCTATCCGTGGACGTAA
- a CDS encoding DUF1616 domain-containing protein, translated as MRIRTNHILLCINALTLLLILLIAFLPDNVLRIILGLPFLLFFPGYTSLSALFPRRESLNDIERFALSFGLSLVIVPLIGLALNYTSWGITLNSILYSLSAVVAITSAIAWLSQRRLLDEEKLAFHIDLASWGKRNSVEKILSIILVFVILGTIGAVVYTVAVPKTSERFTEFYVLNLEGKASNYPTELNLGDTENVTLGIINHEQQDVSYKIETKIDGIAVSTLGPIVLKNDEKYEAIATFKPREVGNHQKVEFLLFKNELIDPYMQLQIWVDVK; from the coding sequence GTGAGGATAAGAACCAACCACATACTTCTATGCATAAATGCACTTACGCTTTTGCTAATTCTGTTAATCGCTTTTTTGCCCGATAATGTCTTGAGGATAATCCTGGGTCTGCCGTTCTTACTGTTCTTTCCGGGATACACTTCGCTTTCCGCTTTGTTCCCCAGAAGAGAGAGTCTTAATGACATCGAGCGTTTTGCTTTATCCTTTGGACTCAGTCTTGTCATAGTGCCGCTTATCGGGTTAGCTTTGAACTATACGTCATGGGGTATCACCCTGAATTCCATCCTCTACTCTCTCTCCGCTGTTGTGGCTATTACTTCAGCAATTGCGTGGTTGAGCCAACGGAGACTACTAGATGAAGAGAAGTTGGCGTTCCATATTGACCTTGCTTCATGGGGTAAGCGAAATTCAGTAGAAAAGATTTTATCCATTATTCTGGTATTCGTTATACTTGGTACGATTGGGGCCGTAGTATATACTGTTGCCGTGCCTAAAACGAGCGAGAGATTTACGGAGTTTTATGTATTGAATCTGGAGGGCAAGGCTAGTAATTATCCAACAGAGCTTAATTTGGGTGATACAGAGAACGTAACTCTAGGCATTATCAATCATGAGCAACAGGATGTGAGCTATAAGATTGAAACAAAGATAGATGGAATTGCAGTTAGCACTCTTGGTCCGATAGTTCTTAAAAACGACGAGAAATATGAGGCTATCGCCACTTTCAAACCCCGGGAGGTAGGGAATCATCAGAAAGTAGAGTTCCTGCTATTTAAAAATGAGTTAATCGATCCTTACATGCAGCTTCAAATATGGGTAGATGTAAAGTAG
- a CDS encoding NUDIX domain-containing protein, translating into MSREQRIATGAIIIQEERILLVRYNDRHSRSYLVGPGGGVHGNDESITQALMREVEEETGLEVSPYKLLFVEDLLSNRYRMVKIWFLCNIVGGQVEQTQGAIDEGIVEVGWYRRDELINGVVYPPILMKENWESFFGDNRESKYLELRNADF; encoded by the coding sequence ATGAGTAGAGAACAAAGAATTGCCACCGGAGCCATAATAATACAAGAGGAGAGAATTCTACTCGTCAGATATAATGATCGGCACAGTAGAAGTTACCTTGTTGGACCAGGTGGAGGTGTGCACGGCAACGACGAGAGTATTACCCAGGCTTTGATGAGGGAGGTGGAAGAGGAAACAGGACTCGAAGTAAGCCCCTATAAATTACTCTTCGTTGAAGATTTGCTTTCTAATCGCTATAGAATGGTCAAGATTTGGTTCCTCTGTAATATCGTCGGTGGGCAAGTGGAACAGACGCAAGGTGCAATTGATGAGGGGATAGTTGAAGTTGGGTGGTACAGAAGAGATGAACTTATAAATGGAGTCGTTTATCCACCAATTCTGATGAAAGAGAATTGGGAATCGTTTTTTGGTGACAATCGGGAATCAAAATACCTGGAGTTAAGAAACGCCGACTTCTAG
- a CDS encoding sugar phosphate nucleotidyltransferase — MAILAGGLASRLGYLTESRPKSLMMFKGKPFLEYQLEQLRQAGIKDIVLCIGYLGEQIQECIGNGEKYGMHIRYSVEKTPLGTAGALRKAEPLLTDPFFTLYGDSYVFVDFGRIIRHFLSKDRLALMTVYRNYDRFDSSNTAFNGRIVTRYDKEVKTEDMVYIDYGVNVFRKQVLDMIPEGRSYSLGDIFRGLIATEDLLAFEVEQRFYEIGSPQGLKDFRKFVGSAA; from the coding sequence GTGGCAATACTTGCCGGAGGATTGGCGAGCAGGCTCGGATACTTGACCGAGAGCCGCCCCAAGTCCCTAATGATGTTCAAAGGTAAGCCGTTTCTCGAATACCAGCTTGAGCAACTTCGGCAGGCCGGAATTAAGGACATCGTTCTGTGCATAGGATACCTGGGAGAGCAGATTCAAGAGTGTATCGGAAACGGGGAGAAGTATGGGATGCATATCCGGTACAGCGTTGAGAAGACGCCCCTCGGTACTGCTGGTGCTCTCAGGAAGGCTGAGCCTCTGCTTACTGACCCATTTTTCACGCTGTATGGGGATTCGTACGTCTTTGTTGACTTTGGCAGAATAATACGCCATTTTCTTTCTAAGGATAGGTTGGCTCTGATGACAGTTTACAGGAACTACGACCGATTCGACAGCAGCAACACGGCGTTCAACGGAAGGATCGTCACTCGGTATGATAAGGAAGTGAAAACAGAGGACATGGTCTATATTGACTACGGAGTTAACGTCTTCAGGAAACAGGTCTTGGACATGATTCCAGAGGGTCGGTCTTACTCGCTGGGAGACATCTTTCGTGGACTTATTGCCACGGAGGACCTGCTGGCCTTCGAGGTCGAGCAGCGCTTCTACGAGATAGGCTCTCCACAGGGACTCAAAGACTTCAGGAAGTTTGTCGGGAGTGCAGCATGA
- a CDS encoding SIS domain-containing protein, translating into MAVRLPDHMIAVYGDGILAPVARRWKTQLNENSKTWAVSEQFPELSHNVVVGYESTSTLRENLFVILLYSDLLHPRVQLHYKANRKLLEKVDIKHTVVQSTGKSPLAQMMSLALFGDYLSLYLAVLGGIDPRQVDAIEYVKKYLTRFPFPKS; encoded by the coding sequence CTGGCAGTCCGGCTTCCGGACCACATGATAGCAGTATATGGTGATGGTATACTGGCACCAGTTGCACGCCGATGGAAGACGCAACTCAACGAGAACAGCAAGACCTGGGCCGTATCCGAACAGTTCCCGGAGCTCAGCCACAATGTAGTCGTGGGTTATGAATCTACTTCTACTCTTAGAGAAAATCTATTCGTAATACTGCTGTACTCTGACCTGCTGCATCCACGAGTACAGCTTCACTATAAGGCTAATAGGAAACTACTTGAAAAGGTGGATATCAAGCATACCGTAGTGCAGTCCACCGGGAAAAGCCCTCTGGCCCAGATGATGAGCCTGGCTCTTTTTGGTGATTATCTCAGTTTATACCTGGCCGTGCTTGGTGGAATCGATCCCCGTCAGGTAGATGCTATTGAATACGTGAAAAAATACCTGACTCGTTTTCCCTTCCCAAAGAGTTGA
- a CDS encoding GHMP kinase, with product MILSRAPSRITLGGGGTDLESYYSKHGGFLIAGGINKYCSILANHRFYNSIRLSYSQAEIRDSIDEIEHRIFKAALMLLGIDSAIELHSTADIPSGCGLGTSSSFTVALLNALHAYKRDFVGHCQLAEEACHIEIDILGEPIGKQDQYMAAYGGLTCLTFEKNGRVFVEPLRVSRETIDQLETNVLLFFTGKERSASEILIEQDTKSKQDDPDMINNLHRIKDIGLEMRKYLENGKPDALGELLHTHWEIKRKRSKNMSDACIDEYYELARKNGAAGGKLIGAGGGGFLMFYCENSHKHSVIKAMLQRGLRWERFRFDTEGTKILVDT from the coding sequence ATGATACTCTCAAGGGCTCCATCCAGGATTACGCTCGGTGGTGGGGGAACGGACCTGGAATCTTATTACTCTAAACACGGAGGGTTTCTGATTGCTGGCGGGATCAACAAGTACTGCAGCATCCTGGCCAATCACAGGTTCTACAATAGTATCCGCCTTAGCTACTCTCAAGCAGAGATCAGAGACAGTATTGACGAGATAGAGCACAGGATTTTCAAAGCGGCGCTCATGCTTCTTGGAATTGACAGTGCGATAGAACTGCACTCCACGGCGGACATTCCCTCCGGTTGCGGCCTGGGTACCTCTTCCAGCTTCACTGTTGCCCTACTGAACGCGCTACACGCATACAAGCGGGACTTCGTAGGCCACTGTCAGCTTGCCGAAGAAGCCTGCCATATAGAGATCGACATTCTAGGGGAACCTATCGGTAAGCAAGACCAGTACATGGCTGCTTACGGCGGGCTGACCTGTCTCACGTTCGAGAAGAATGGAAGAGTCTTTGTGGAGCCCCTGAGGGTCTCGCGTGAGACGATTGACCAGCTGGAGACCAATGTTCTTCTCTTTTTCACGGGCAAGGAAAGGAGTGCCTCTGAGATACTTATCGAACAGGACACCAAGTCCAAACAGGACGACCCTGACATGATCAACAACCTTCACCGCATCAAGGATATCGGCCTCGAGATGAGGAAGTACCTGGAGAATGGAAAGCCAGATGCATTAGGGGAGCTTCTCCATACCCACTGGGAGATAAAGAGGAAGCGTTCCAAGAATATGTCTGACGCTTGTATCGACGAATATTATGAGCTTGCGCGAAAGAACGGTGCGGCTGGTGGGAAGCTTATCGGGGCTGGCGGCGGCGGATTCCTAATGTTCTACTGCGAAAACAGTCACAAGCACAGTGTTATTAAGGCTATGCTGCAACGCGGTCTGAGATGGGAAAGGTTCCGGTTTGACACGGAGGGTACCAAGATTCTGGTGGATACGTAG
- a CDS encoding HAD family hydrolase, producing the protein MAAVFLDRDGVINELVYYEEHGIIDSPFTVGQFRLLPGVTEAVRQLRDDGYKVVLVSNQPGIAKGHMSREAFDRIKERMKEELAKGGACLDGEYYCLHHPEAVVAELRTSCECRKPKPGLLLRAARDFDIDLSKSWMIGDGLTDVLAGKAAGCQTILLGRMKCDVCRLMDDLDARPDGVATHLAEAVGIIIGKKGLACRSSLIRRV; encoded by the coding sequence ATGGCGGCAGTATTCCTTGACAGAGACGGGGTGATAAACGAACTCGTCTACTACGAGGAGCATGGTATAATCGATTCCCCGTTCACCGTGGGCCAGTTCAGACTTCTTCCGGGTGTTACTGAGGCAGTCCGACAGTTGCGTGATGATGGTTACAAGGTGGTCCTCGTCTCGAACCAGCCGGGTATTGCCAAGGGACACATGTCTCGGGAGGCCTTTGACAGAATCAAGGAGAGAATGAAAGAAGAGCTGGCCAAAGGAGGAGCTTGCCTTGACGGCGAGTACTACTGTCTGCACCACCCTGAGGCGGTGGTAGCAGAACTGAGAACCAGTTGTGAATGCCGGAAACCCAAACCGGGGTTGCTCCTTCGAGCGGCAAGGGACTTTGACATAGACTTGTCCAAATCATGGATGATAGGAGATGGCCTGACAGATGTGTTGGCTGGGAAAGCAGCCGGATGCCAGACGATACTCCTTGGCAGGATGAAGTGTGATGTGTGTCGACTGATGGATGACCTGGATGCGAGGCCGGATGGCGTCGCGACACACCTGGCGGAGGCGGTCGGGATTATCATCGGAAAGAAAGGTTTAGCATGCAGATCTTCATTGATACGGCGAGTGTAA
- a CDS encoding DDE-type integrase/transposase/recombinase — protein sequence MAQRIPHQKSDHINCKHCGSEAVGKYGTRSGIQRYWCKVCKRKFVDKDTLPKMRTPVKVIASAVGMYYGGMPLDSIQRQIEQDYGLRMSEPGIYWVVRFSRDAVIKAKEFRPKVGDTWIADETVIKSGGKNIWFWDIIDADTRYLLATYISETRKTKDAQALMEKATKAVGKVPKDVVTDRLRAYIDGIELTFGSETKHIQSKPFEEGNLTIGLNIIFSAYFKLKMDERNGALASGNGPLLAAM from the coding sequence ATGGCTCAGAGAATACCACATCAGAAGAGTGACCACATAAACTGCAAACACTGTGGTTCTGAGGCCGTCGGTAAGTACGGCACCCGCAGTGGCATACAGCGTTACTGGTGCAAGGTCTGCAAGCGCAAGTTCGTGGACAAGGACACTCTGCCCAAGATGAGGACGCCCGTGAAGGTTATCGCCTCTGCTGTAGGTATGTACTACGGGGGGATGCCACTGGACAGCATACAGCGCCAGATAGAGCAGGACTACGGACTCCGTATGTCTGAGCCTGGCATCTATTGGGTAGTACGCTTCTCAAGGGATGCCGTAATCAAGGCTAAAGAGTTCAGGCCAAAAGTTGGTGATACGTGGATAGCTGATGAAACGGTGATTAAGTCTGGTGGTAAGAATATCTGGTTTTGGGACATTATAGACGCTGATACCAGATACTTGTTAGCTACGTATATATCGGAAACCCGCAAAACTAAAGACGCTCAAGCGCTCATGGAGAAAGCTACCAAAGCTGTGGGCAAAGTGCCGAAGGATGTTGTTACTGACCGCCTAAGAGCCTATATAGACGGCATAGAACTAACCTTCGGCTCTGAGACCAAACATATTCAGAGTAAGCCATTTGAGGAAGGCAACCTGACCATCGGATTGAATATCATATTCTCGGCTTATTTTAAGCTGAAGATGGATGAGCGGAATGGGGCACTTGCCTCTGGCAACGGACCGCTGCTGGCCGCAATGTAA
- a CDS encoding SIS domain-containing protein encodes MKSSQYIEDYLKEAARIVRELSIADVDKAVALLFDAWKKNNNVFTCGNGGSASTATHFACDLTKTVAPPGKRGFKVECLNDNIPLVLALVNDDGFDNLFSEQLKTKAQKGDVLICISVHGGSGKDKAGPWSQNLLKAMEYMRENGGRTIGLSGFDGGAMKDLADVSIVVPVDSTPHVESFHLVLEHLICSCLRERLAEN; translated from the coding sequence GTGAAGAGCAGTCAATACATTGAAGACTATCTTAAAGAGGCAGCGAGGATTGTCAGAGAGCTCTCAATAGCCGACGTAGATAAGGCCGTTGCTCTCCTTTTTGATGCGTGGAAGAAAAACAATAACGTTTTCACATGCGGTAACGGCGGTTCTGCTTCCACGGCAACTCATTTTGCCTGTGACCTGACGAAGACTGTTGCACCACCCGGCAAGAGAGGGTTCAAGGTGGAGTGTCTGAACGACAATATCCCGCTGGTACTCGCGCTTGTCAATGATGACGGTTTTGACAACCTGTTCAGCGAGCAGCTCAAGACTAAAGCGCAGAAAGGCGATGTCCTCATTTGTATCAGTGTCCATGGTGGTTCGGGAAAGGACAAGGCAGGACCGTGGTCACAGAATCTCCTTAAGGCAATGGAATACATGCGGGAGAATGGGGGCAGGACGATAGGATTGAGCGGCTTCGATGGTGGAGCGATGAAAGACCTGGCCGATGTCTCAATTGTTGTTCCGGTGGACTCTACCCCCCACGTTGAGTCCTTCCACCTGGTACTGGAGCACCTCATCTGCAGCTGCCTCAGAGAGAGGTTGGCGGAGAATTGA
- a CDS encoding transaldolase family protein, protein MQIFIDTASVSEIERWLGMGVIDGVTTNPSIMLKDGMYNLERGAKAIAALVDPLPTSVEVTTNDLDGMIIQAQRIASWAPNMVVKIPQITPDGIPCYGVICRLEAEGIRVNATVALSLGQVILAAKSGASYISIFGGRIADEGGDAPEVIRMAADWLEQWNFKSRLVIGSIRSVGDILNAAMAGAHVVTIPPQFLDKMADHRFTRETVRQFTDDAQKALEMMESIGS, encoded by the coding sequence ATGCAGATCTTCATTGATACGGCGAGTGTAAGTGAGATAGAGAGATGGCTTGGCATGGGAGTGATAGATGGTGTTACCACCAATCCCAGCATCATGCTGAAAGATGGCATGTACAACCTGGAGCGAGGGGCTAAGGCAATCGCTGCCCTGGTTGACCCGCTTCCTACAAGTGTCGAAGTAACCACAAACGATCTTGACGGAATGATTATCCAGGCGCAGAGGATTGCGTCCTGGGCACCGAACATGGTCGTCAAGATACCGCAGATTACGCCGGATGGTATACCCTGCTATGGTGTAATTTGTAGGCTCGAGGCAGAGGGAATAAGGGTTAACGCTACGGTCGCCTTGTCATTGGGACAGGTGATTCTGGCGGCAAAGTCTGGCGCGAGCTATATCAGCATCTTTGGCGGCAGAATTGCTGATGAGGGCGGTGATGCACCCGAGGTCATCAGGATGGCAGCGGACTGGCTAGAGCAATGGAACTTCAAGAGCCGGCTGGTCATCGGGAGCATCAGGTCAGTTGGTGACATCTTGAACGCTGCAATGGCTGGCGCCCATGTCGTCACTATCCCTCCGCAGTTTCTGGACAAGATGGCAGACCATAGGTTTACCAGGGAAACCGTAAGACAGTTTACTGACGACGCCCAGAAGGCCCTGGAGATGATGGAGAGTATCGGAAGCTGA